The Paenibacillus sp. RUD330 genome has a segment encoding these proteins:
- a CDS encoding sugar ABC transporter substrate-binding protein codes for MKIKGTALLAIGMSAAIALTACGTNSGSNSGNAASGNSGKASNADASGGTEAKEVKLRVGTWDGGDSLKIQQQIADNYMKAHPNVKVSIESVPDQYGTKLLTQIAAGQAPDVFQIGDGDISMFMNKGSLEDLTSYIQGGNGIKLDDYYTNVLDVGKLGDKYYTLPKDYSDLAVFYNKKLFDEAGLPYPQAGWTWEQLYDTAKKLTKKDGDRITQWGVNLPGAWTRAVLPLINAYGGSVISPDGEKFDGFMNSDGTVKALELYQDMYQKDRISPSSTESAAFKGVDLFATGKVAMSVGGRWPVTDYKSNKDLSFGVVSMPAGPSGAANTICYAGYGLYSKSANKDEAWSYLKYLTGPEGQELLGAYAFTAVKATAEKLGQTADEALKPFLDDIPNIKDFPEKTSPYFSTTGGKTLQSVMDKMMLGKPIDVKKELDAAAKQGDADLQTAKSE; via the coding sequence ATGAAGATCAAAGGAACCGCATTACTGGCCATCGGGATGTCGGCGGCGATCGCGCTGACGGCCTGCGGTACGAATTCAGGCTCCAATTCCGGCAACGCGGCAAGCGGGAACAGCGGCAAAGCGAGCAACGCAGACGCTTCAGGCGGCACGGAAGCGAAAGAGGTCAAGCTCCGCGTCGGAACGTGGGACGGAGGAGACAGCCTCAAGATCCAGCAGCAAATTGCGGACAATTATATGAAAGCGCATCCGAACGTAAAGGTGTCCATCGAATCCGTGCCGGATCAATACGGCACGAAGCTGCTGACGCAGATCGCAGCCGGCCAGGCGCCGGATGTATTCCAGATCGGCGACGGAGACATCAGCATGTTCATGAACAAGGGGTCGCTTGAAGACCTGACCTCCTATATCCAGGGCGGCAACGGAATCAAGCTGGACGATTACTATACGAACGTCCTCGACGTCGGCAAGCTCGGAGACAAATACTACACGCTGCCGAAGGACTATTCCGACCTGGCCGTGTTCTACAACAAAAAACTGTTCGACGAAGCGGGACTGCCCTATCCGCAAGCAGGCTGGACCTGGGAGCAGCTGTACGACACGGCCAAAAAGCTGACGAAGAAGGACGGCGACCGCATCACCCAGTGGGGAGTCAACCTGCCAGGCGCCTGGACGCGCGCGGTCCTGCCTCTAATCAATGCGTACGGCGGCAGCGTCATCAGCCCCGACGGCGAGAAGTTCGACGGCTTCATGAACAGCGACGGAACGGTGAAAGCGCTTGAGCTGTACCAGGACATGTACCAGAAGGACCGCATTTCCCCGTCCAGCACCGAGAGCGCGGCATTCAAGGGCGTCGATCTGTTCGCGACAGGCAAGGTGGCGATGAGCGTAGGCGGCCGCTGGCCGGTGACGGATTACAAGAGCAACAAGGACCTGAGCTTCGGCGTCGTCAGCATGCCGGCCGGCCCGAGCGGAGCGGCCAATACGATCTGCTACGCCGGTTATGGCCTGTACTCCAAGTCGGCCAACAAGGACGAAGCCTGGAGCTATCTGAAATACCTGACCGGTCCCGAAGGACAGGAGCTTCTCGGAGCCTACGCGTTCACAGCGGTCAAAGCTACCGCAGAGAAGCTCGGCCAGACGGCGGACGAGGCGCTCAAGCCGTTCCTCGACGACATCCCGAACATCAAGGACTTCCCGGAAAAAACAAGCCCTTACTTCAGCACGACCGGAGGCAAGACGCTGCAATCCGTCATGGACAAAATGATGCTCGGCAAGCCGATCGACGTGAAAAAAGAGCTGGACGCAGCCGCCAAGCAAGGCGATGCGGACCTGCAAACGGCCAAATCCGAGTAA
- a CDS encoding carbohydrate ABC transporter permease, translating into MRTNKWLHQTVVYALLLAGSLVMLIPFAWMLSTSLKESYQVFTVPVKWIPDPIRWDNYITTFTGLPFGRWLLNTLAVTVPNIIGTVLSCTVVAYGFARFKAKGKNMLFILMLSTMMLPTSVTMIPVFYLFKELGWMNSLLPLIVPAFFGTAFYIFLLRQFFMTIPVEMEEAAKIDGASTLGILVRIILPLTIPAIITVAILQFNGVWNDFMTPLLYLNKPELYTLALGINFFKSENNVQWNFLMTASVVTMLPSLLFYFLGQKYFVESITLTGMKG; encoded by the coding sequence ATGCGTACAAACAAATGGCTTCATCAAACCGTCGTGTATGCGCTGCTTCTGGCCGGCTCGCTCGTGATGCTGATTCCCTTCGCCTGGATGCTGTCCACTTCGCTGAAGGAGTCGTACCAAGTGTTCACGGTTCCCGTCAAGTGGATTCCCGATCCGATCCGCTGGGACAACTACATCACGACCTTCACGGGCCTGCCGTTCGGCCGCTGGCTGCTCAACACGCTTGCCGTCACCGTGCCGAACATCATCGGAACGGTGCTGTCCTGCACGGTCGTCGCGTACGGATTCGCCCGCTTCAAGGCGAAGGGCAAAAACATGCTGTTCATCCTCATGCTCTCGACGATGATGCTGCCGACCTCGGTCACGATGATTCCGGTGTTCTACCTGTTCAAGGAGCTCGGATGGATGAACTCGCTGCTGCCGCTGATCGTGCCGGCCTTTTTCGGCACGGCCTTTTATATCTTCCTGCTGAGGCAGTTCTTCATGACGATACCCGTCGAGATGGAGGAGGCGGCCAAGATCGACGGCGCCAGCACGCTCGGCATTCTCGTCCGCATCATTCTGCCGCTGACCATTCCTGCGATCATCACGGTGGCCATCCTCCAGTTCAACGGCGTCTGGAACGATTTCATGACTCCGCTGCTGTACCTGAACAAGCCGGAGCTGTATACGCTGGCGCTCGGCATCAACTTCTTCAAGAGCGAGAACAACGTTCAGTGGAACTTCCTCATGACGGCTTCCGTCGTGACGATGCTGCCTTCGCTGCTGTTCTATTTCCTCGGCCAGAAGTATTTCGTGGAAAGCATCACGCTGACCGGAATGAAAGGATAA
- a CDS encoding amylo-alpha-1,6-glucosidase — protein MDYRVIKENDLFLMTDHSGDIPERQDDGQGFGLYTKDTRFLSMLELRINGKKPIVLSSEADENYLSTILLTNPHMEMDGKLELWRESIEIKRTRFIYGDVLYETVEATNYSPMAWEFELSLRFAADFTDMFVIRGFQSGGAGVAAPPLPGENGLAFAYDGLDGIKRSLIASWSRQADRFSAEGEAAFRMKLESGESSAVHFSFAPTFGEEQARLVPRDEALEALRRSYREWNEQATSVDSDLPAFNRLYGRGLQDIRVLLTDIGFGPFPVAGLPWFAVPFGRDSLITALQLLPIQPEAAKGTLLTMAHFQGTKEDPWRDEQPGKIMHELRKGELANTNQVPFNPYYGSVDSTPLFLVLLGEYVKWTGDMDTLKRLLPHADRALEWIDRYGDHGGRGFTSYYQESSKGIANQGWKDSADSVVHRDGRYAEAPVALVEVQGYVYQAKQSLAGLYRSLNDPQRSIQAGRLEAEAEALRQRFEERFWMEDRQYYAIALDGDSAQVGTVTSNPGHALMSGLVSPERARAVARRLVSTEMFSGYGIRTMAEGEKAYNPMSYHDGSIWPHDNSLCLMGLARYGLDKEAAVVMEGLLEASGHFENGRLPELFCGYPASRGRAVRYPVACSPQAWAAATPLVFVTAMTGLRFDPSARTISLKPSLPEGMNRLSIKGMRIGEGRLAVEIVRTGGEYRTAVLQQPDGWTVDIGFLAGRQ, from the coding sequence ATGGACTACCGCGTGATAAAAGAGAACGACCTGTTCCTGATGACCGACCATTCGGGCGATATTCCGGAGCGTCAGGATGACGGCCAAGGCTTCGGCCTGTATACGAAGGACACCCGCTTCCTCAGCATGCTGGAGCTGCGGATCAACGGCAAGAAGCCGATTGTCCTCTCCTCGGAGGCGGATGAGAATTACTTGTCCACCATCCTGCTTACGAATCCGCATATGGAGATGGACGGCAAGCTGGAGCTCTGGCGGGAATCCATCGAAATCAAGCGGACCCGCTTCATTTACGGCGATGTGCTCTATGAAACGGTCGAAGCGACAAACTACAGTCCGATGGCGTGGGAATTCGAGCTGTCGCTTCGATTCGCGGCCGACTTCACGGATATGTTCGTCATCCGGGGTTTCCAGAGCGGAGGCGCAGGCGTCGCGGCTCCGCCTCTGCCCGGCGAGAACGGGCTTGCGTTCGCTTATGACGGCTTGGACGGCATCAAGCGCAGCCTCATCGCCAGCTGGTCCAGGCAAGCGGACCGATTCTCTGCCGAAGGGGAAGCCGCATTCCGGATGAAGCTGGAATCGGGGGAGTCAAGCGCGGTCCACTTCAGCTTCGCCCCGACGTTCGGAGAGGAGCAGGCCCGGCTCGTTCCGAGGGACGAGGCATTGGAAGCATTGCGCCGTTCGTACCGGGAATGGAACGAACAGGCGACATCCGTCGACAGCGATCTGCCCGCCTTCAACCGGCTGTACGGACGCGGCCTGCAGGATATCCGCGTGCTGCTGACGGACATCGGCTTCGGACCGTTCCCTGTCGCAGGTCTGCCATGGTTCGCGGTGCCGTTCGGCCGCGACAGCCTCATCACGGCGCTGCAGCTGCTGCCGATCCAGCCGGAGGCGGCCAAAGGCACTCTTCTGACGATGGCTCATTTCCAGGGGACGAAGGAGGATCCTTGGCGCGACGAGCAGCCGGGCAAAATCATGCATGAGCTGCGCAAGGGAGAGCTGGCGAACACGAATCAGGTTCCTTTCAACCCGTATTACGGCTCGGTGGATTCGACGCCTCTGTTCCTGGTGCTGCTCGGGGAATATGTCAAATGGACCGGCGACATGGATACGCTCAAGCGGCTTCTGCCCCATGCGGACAGGGCGCTGGAGTGGATCGACCGGTACGGGGACCACGGCGGCAGAGGCTTTACCTCTTATTATCAGGAGTCATCCAAAGGCATCGCGAACCAGGGCTGGAAGGATTCCGCCGATTCCGTCGTCCATCGGGACGGCCGCTACGCCGAGGCTCCTGTTGCCCTGGTGGAGGTGCAGGGCTACGTCTATCAAGCCAAGCAGTCCCTCGCCGGCCTGTACCGGAGCCTGAACGATCCGCAGAGGAGCATTCAGGCCGGACGCCTCGAGGCGGAAGCCGAAGCGCTCAGGCAGCGGTTCGAGGAGCGCTTCTGGATGGAGGATCGCCAGTACTACGCGATCGCCCTGGATGGAGACAGCGCCCAGGTCGGCACCGTGACGTCCAACCCCGGCCATGCGCTCATGTCCGGCCTCGTCTCGCCGGAGCGGGCGCGGGCGGTTGCCCGCCGGCTCGTCTCGACGGAGATGTTCAGCGGTTACGGCATCCGCACGATGGCGGAAGGCGAGAAAGCCTACAATCCGATGAGCTACCATGACGGCAGCATCTGGCCGCATGACAATTCGCTGTGCCTGATGGGGCTGGCCAGGTACGGCCTCGACAAGGAAGCCGCTGTCGTGATGGAGGGACTGCTGGAGGCATCCGGACATTTCGAGAACGGCCGCCTTCCGGAGCTGTTCTGCGGATACCCGGCTTCCAGAGGCCGTGCAGTCCGCTATCCGGTCGCCTGCTCGCCGCAGGCATGGGCCGCTGCGACTCCGCTCGTGTTCGTGACGGCGATGACGGGGCTGAGGTTCGATCCGTCCGCGAGGACGATCAGCCTGAAGCCATCTTTGCCGGAAGGGATGAACCGCCTGTCCATCAAGGGGATGCGGATCGGTGAAGGACGGCTGGCGGTGGAGATCGTGCGTACTGGCGGCGAGTATCGGACTGCGGTGCTCCAGCAGCCGGATGGCTGGACCGTCGACATAGGCTTCTTGGCAGGCCGGCAATAG
- a CDS encoding LacI family DNA-binding transcriptional regulator translates to MTTIKDLAKYAGVSVTTVSRALNGYDDVNEGTRQKIQKAAKELNYRPNVLARSLVTKKTRTLGVILSDINRAGAKDAMAFEILCGINDRAGELDYEIMLFSTNAKKQMSKSYSDLCKERNVDGAIISGLRVQDPYLQEVTYDSNFPCVLIDIPAEGSCLGHVTTDNVEGASMAVRHLIEQGHRHIAMINGHNDAAVSLERLSGYRKTLEKHGIAYRPELVFNGSFSEEGGCEAMFEILLHHPEVTGVFSASDLMVLGALRAVERSGGKVPERISIVGYDDIAIASYSSPKLTTIRQNKYEMGYQAAQLLVDLIEGRPVNHKIMLHNELIIRESTSPCEKP, encoded by the coding sequence CTGACCACCATAAAAGACTTGGCGAAGTATGCGGGAGTCTCCGTCACGACCGTTTCCAGAGCGTTGAACGGCTATGACGATGTGAACGAGGGAACCCGCCAAAAGATCCAGAAAGCGGCCAAGGAGCTCAACTACCGCCCCAATGTGCTCGCCCGCAGCCTAGTCACCAAGAAAACGCGGACGCTCGGCGTGATCCTGTCGGACATCAACCGGGCCGGAGCGAAGGATGCGATGGCATTCGAGATTCTGTGCGGCATCAACGACCGGGCAGGAGAGCTGGATTACGAGATCATGCTGTTCAGCACGAACGCCAAAAAGCAGATGTCCAAATCCTACAGCGATCTGTGCAAGGAAAGGAACGTGGACGGCGCCATCATCTCGGGCCTTCGCGTCCAGGATCCGTACCTGCAGGAAGTGACGTACGACTCCAACTTTCCGTGCGTGCTGATCGACATCCCGGCCGAGGGCAGCTGCCTCGGGCATGTCACGACCGACAATGTGGAGGGAGCTTCCATGGCGGTCAGGCATCTGATCGAGCAGGGGCATCGCCATATCGCGATGATCAACGGCCACAACGATGCGGCGGTCAGCCTGGAGAGGCTGAGCGGCTACCGGAAGACGCTGGAGAAGCACGGGATCGCCTACAGGCCCGAGCTGGTGTTCAACGGCAGCTTCTCGGAAGAGGGCGGCTGCGAGGCGATGTTCGAGATCCTGCTTCATCATCCCGAGGTGACGGGCGTATTCTCGGCGAGCGACTTGATGGTTCTCGGAGCGCTGAGGGCGGTCGAGCGCAGCGGCGGCAAGGTGCCGGAGAGAATCTCGATCGTCGGATACGACGACATTGCGATCGCTTCCTACAGCTCTCCCAAGCTTACGACCATCCGCCAGAACAAATACGAAATGGGCTACCAGGCGGCCCAGCTGCTCGTCGACCTCATCGAAGGCAGGCCTGTGAACCACAAGATCATGCTCCATAACGAACTGATCATAAGAGAAAGCACGTCGCCCTGCGAAAAACCGTGA
- a CDS encoding sugar ABC transporter permease gives MTMPEMDGASATTAAAPRKKAMRATSKEAIWFYVLISPWLIGFLAFVLGPMIASFIISLTKWDLLTPAKFIGFKNYSKALNHDPLFWTSLKVTVLYSVLSVPLGLVFSLALALLLNQAAWGMRLFRTIFYMPAVVSGVSVMVLWMWIFNPEIGLFNTILGYFGISGPGWIYDPNWAMPSMVIMSLWGVGGGMIIWLAGLKGISPSLYEAADLDGANAWQKLKNVTVPMLTPTIFFNLIMGIVGALQTFGQAYVMTKGGPMNSTLFYNYYLFQHAFENFNMGYASALAWFLFIIILVLTLIVVKSSDAWVYYEGERK, from the coding sequence ATGACTATGCCGGAGATGGACGGCGCTTCCGCAACAACCGCAGCTGCTCCCCGCAAGAAGGCCATGCGGGCTACAAGCAAGGAAGCCATATGGTTTTATGTGCTGATCTCTCCTTGGCTGATCGGATTCCTGGCTTTCGTGCTCGGTCCGATGATCGCTTCGTTTATCATCAGCCTGACCAAATGGGATCTGCTGACGCCGGCAAAATTTATCGGCTTCAAAAACTATTCCAAGGCGCTGAATCATGATCCGCTTTTTTGGACTTCGCTCAAAGTAACCGTTCTCTACTCCGTCTTGTCCGTACCGCTGGGACTGGTGTTCTCGCTTGCGCTTGCCCTGCTGCTCAATCAGGCCGCCTGGGGAATGAGGCTGTTCCGCACGATCTTCTATATGCCGGCCGTCGTCAGCGGCGTTTCGGTCATGGTTCTATGGATGTGGATATTCAATCCGGAAATCGGATTATTCAATACGATCCTCGGCTACTTCGGCATCTCGGGACCGGGCTGGATCTACGATCCCAACTGGGCGATGCCTTCCATGGTCATCATGAGCCTCTGGGGAGTAGGCGGCGGCATGATCATCTGGCTGGCCGGCCTGAAGGGCATCTCGCCGTCCCTGTACGAGGCGGCCGACCTCGACGGAGCCAACGCTTGGCAGAAGCTCAAAAACGTCACCGTCCCGATGCTGACTCCGACGATCTTCTTCAACCTGATCATGGGCATCGTCGGCGCGCTGCAGACGTTCGGGCAGGCCTATGTCATGACCAAAGGCGGACCGATGAACTCCACGCTGTTCTACAATTATTACCTGTTCCAGCATGCGTTCGAGAACTTCAACATGGGCTACGCCTCCGCGCTTGCCTGGTTCCTGTTCATCATCATTCTGGTGCTGACGCTGATCGTCGTGAAGTCCTCGGACGCCTGGGTCTACTATGAAGGGGAAAGGAAGTAA
- the hemW gene encoding radical SAM family heme chaperone HemW, with protein sequence MLKHAPKALYIHIPFCTNKCFYCDFNSYVLQGQPVDSYLTALEKEMELTLAAVPAERIDTVFVGGGTPTVLTPPQMERFLAAVRKHFPLHEGTEFTMEANPGTTDPDKLAVMFAGGVNRLSFGVQSFDNGLLERIGRIHNVDDVYRSLENARAAGFRNLSIDLMFGLPKQTVSMLSDSVDKALELDLPHYSLYSLKVEENTLFHHMYERNELPLPTEDEDLEMYLHLIGRLQGAGYEHYEISNFAKPGFESRHNSTYWRNEPYYGLGAGAHGYVHGLRHVNIKGVQPYIDAGLQRLPRLSEERVPDTDAMEDFMMVGLRLLDGVRDRDFEQQFPGHTIEGAFGSQLQPLLQEGLMQRVDGGAETLPGGTPLRPGTGYRLTPQGVLLGNEVFGAFVGVLGEETAGV encoded by the coding sequence ATGCTGAAGCACGCGCCCAAGGCGCTTTACATTCATATCCCTTTTTGCACGAACAAATGCTTTTACTGCGACTTCAACTCCTATGTGCTGCAAGGCCAGCCGGTCGACAGCTATCTGACCGCGCTGGAAAAGGAGATGGAGCTCACCCTGGCTGCGGTTCCGGCGGAGCGGATCGATACGGTATTCGTGGGAGGAGGCACTCCGACGGTGCTGACTCCGCCTCAGATGGAGAGATTCCTTGCCGCCGTAAGGAAGCATTTCCCGCTGCATGAAGGAACGGAATTCACGATGGAGGCCAATCCCGGCACGACCGATCCCGACAAGCTCGCGGTCATGTTCGCGGGCGGGGTCAATCGGCTGAGCTTCGGCGTGCAGTCGTTCGACAACGGGCTTCTGGAGCGGATTGGCCGCATCCACAACGTGGACGACGTATACCGCAGCCTGGAGAATGCGCGGGCGGCGGGCTTCCGCAACTTGTCCATCGACCTGATGTTCGGCTTGCCGAAGCAGACGGTGTCGATGCTGTCCGACAGCGTCGACAAGGCTCTGGAGCTGGATCTGCCGCATTACTCGCTCTACAGCCTCAAGGTGGAGGAGAACACGCTCTTCCACCATATGTACGAGCGCAACGAGCTGCCGCTGCCGACCGAGGACGAGGATCTGGAGATGTATCTCCATCTCATCGGGCGGCTGCAGGGCGCGGGATACGAGCATTACGAGATCAGCAACTTCGCGAAGCCCGGCTTCGAGAGCCGGCACAACTCCACCTACTGGCGCAATGAGCCCTATTACGGGCTTGGAGCCGGCGCGCACGGCTATGTCCACGGGCTCCGGCATGTGAACATCAAAGGCGTGCAGCCGTACATCGATGCCGGTCTGCAGAGGCTGCCCCGCCTGTCGGAGGAGCGGGTCCCGGATACGGACGCGATGGAGGACTTCATGATGGTCGGCCTGCGGCTGCTGGACGGCGTCCGCGACCGGGACTTCGAGCAGCAGTTCCCGGGACATACGATCGAAGGCGCATTCGGAAGCCAGCTGCAGCCGCTGCTGCAGGAAGGTTTGATGCAGCGTGTCGACGGCGGCGCCGAGACATTGCCGGGAGGCACGCCGCTTCGCCCGGGCACCGGCTATCGCCTGACTCCGCAAGGCGTGCTGCTCGGCAACGAGGTGTTCGGCGCGTTCGTCGGCGTGCTGGGCGAAGAGACGGCCGGCGTATAA
- a CDS encoding HEAT repeat domain-containing protein, producing MAELKRAASRTSDWKARLAAVKELGKHKQPQSVEIMSRLLASDPVYAVREAAYSGLKSFGEPVQAPARSKSEPVKGVSKIIVRIRKSLPEGHTLEDFKEKLRKTRSDVYDVYEGEKGPEFDTWLEGVWKASFDRK from the coding sequence ATGGCGGAGCTCAAGCGTGCGGCCAGCCGCACTTCCGACTGGAAGGCTCGTCTGGCCGCCGTCAAGGAGCTCGGCAAGCACAAGCAGCCTCAGTCGGTTGAAATCATGTCGCGCCTGCTGGCGAGCGACCCGGTCTATGCCGTGCGCGAAGCGGCCTACTCGGGGCTCAAGAGCTTCGGCGAGCCGGTCCAAGCTCCGGCGCGCAGCAAGTCCGAGCCGGTCAAGGGCGTGTCCAAGATCATCGTCCGCATCCGCAAAAGCCTTCCGGAAGGCCATACCCTGGAGGATTTCAAGGAGAAGCTGCGGAAGACGAGGAGCGACGTCTATGACGTCTACGAAGGCGAGAAAGGCCCTGAGTTCGATACTTGGCTGGAAGGTGTCTGGAAGGCGTCCTTCGACCGCAAATAA
- the lepA gene encoding translation elongation factor 4, with amino-acid sequence MADVRDRQQKIRNFSIIAHIDHGKSTLADRILEYTGALTSREMQSQVLDQMDLERERGITIKLQAVRLGYKADDGEEYILNLIDTPGHVDFTYEVSRSLAACEGALLVVDAAQGIEAQTLANVYLALDNNLEILPVINKIDLPSAEPERVKQEVEDVIGLDASDAVLASAKAGIGIKEILEQVVKKVPAPTGDPDQPLKALIFDSHYDPYKGVIVYVRVVDGSIKAGSKIHFMATGAEFEVIEVGAFKPRMSIVDELAVGDVGFIVAGIKNVKDTRVGDTVTEAKRKAPEPLPGYRKINPMVYCGLYPIDNTEYNDLREALEKLQLNDASLTFEPESSTALGFGFRCGFLGLLHMDVIQERIEREFNIDLITTAPSVIYSVTLTSGEVLSIDNPSNYPEVGKIEHVEEPYVKAAVIVPNDFVGTVMELCQNKRGEFVNMEYLDTNRVTITYQIPLSEIVYDFFDQLKSSTKGYASFDYELSGYRQSKLVKMDIMLNGETVDALSVIVHRDRAYQRGRVICEKLKDLIPRQMFEVPIQASIGQKVIARETVKAMRKNVLAKCYGGDISRKRKLLEKQKEGKKRMKQVGNVEIPQEAFMAVLKIDED; translated from the coding sequence ATGGCAGACGTACGCGACCGCCAACAGAAGATACGGAATTTTTCCATTATCGCGCATATCGACCACGGGAAGTCGACGCTGGCCGACCGTATTCTGGAATATACCGGAGCATTGACCTCCCGCGAAATGCAGTCGCAGGTACTCGACCAGATGGATCTCGAGCGCGAGCGCGGCATCACCATCAAGCTGCAGGCCGTGCGCCTCGGCTACAAGGCCGACGACGGGGAAGAGTACATCCTGAACCTGATCGATACGCCCGGACACGTCGACTTCACCTATGAAGTCTCCCGCAGCCTCGCGGCCTGCGAAGGCGCGCTGCTGGTCGTGGACGCGGCCCAGGGCATCGAGGCCCAGACGCTGGCCAACGTCTATCTGGCGCTGGACAACAACCTGGAGATCCTTCCGGTCATCAACAAGATCGACCTGCCGAGCGCGGAGCCGGAGCGGGTCAAGCAGGAGGTCGAGGATGTCATCGGGCTCGACGCGAGCGACGCCGTCCTCGCTTCCGCCAAGGCGGGCATCGGCATCAAGGAGATTCTGGAGCAGGTCGTCAAGAAGGTTCCCGCTCCGACGGGAGATCCCGACCAGCCGCTCAAGGCGCTGATCTTCGACTCCCACTACGATCCGTACAAGGGCGTCATCGTCTATGTGCGCGTCGTCGACGGCAGCATCAAGGCCGGATCCAAGATCCACTTCATGGCGACCGGCGCTGAATTCGAGGTCATCGAGGTCGGCGCCTTCAAGCCGCGCATGAGCATCGTGGACGAGCTTGCCGTCGGAGATGTCGGCTTCATCGTCGCCGGCATCAAGAATGTCAAGGACACGCGCGTCGGCGATACGGTGACCGAGGCGAAGCGCAAGGCTCCCGAGCCGCTTCCCGGCTACCGCAAGATCAACCCGATGGTGTACTGCGGCCTGTATCCGATCGACAACACGGAGTACAACGACCTGCGCGAGGCGCTCGAGAAGCTGCAGCTGAACGACGCGTCCCTCACCTTCGAGCCGGAATCGTCGACAGCGCTCGGCTTCGGCTTCCGCTGCGGATTCCTGGGCCTGCTCCATATGGACGTCATCCAGGAGCGCATCGAGCGCGAGTTCAACATCGACCTCATCACGACCGCGCCGAGCGTCATCTATTCCGTGACGCTCACGAGCGGCGAGGTGCTCAGCATCGACAATCCGTCCAACTATCCGGAGGTCGGCAAGATCGAGCATGTCGAGGAGCCGTACGTCAAGGCCGCCGTCATCGTGCCGAACGACTTTGTCGGCACCGTCATGGAACTGTGCCAGAACAAGCGCGGCGAATTCGTGAACATGGAGTATCTGGATACGAACCGCGTCACCATTACGTACCAGATTCCGCTGTCGGAGATCGTCTACGACTTCTTCGACCAGCTGAAATCCAGCACGAAGGGGTATGCTTCCTTCGACTACGAGCTTTCCGGCTACCGGCAGTCCAAGCTGGTGAAGATGGATATCATGCTGAACGGCGAGACGGTCGACGCCCTGTCCGTCATCGTGCACCGCGACCGCGCCTATCAGCGCGGACGGGTCATCTGCGAGAAGCTCAAGGATCTGATTCCGCGCCAGATGTTCGAGGTGCCTATCCAGGCGTCGATCGGGCAGAAGGTCATCGCGCGCGAGACGGTCAAGGCGATGCGCAAGAACGTTCTTGCCAAATGCTACGGCGGCGACATCAGCCGGAAGCGCAAGCTGCTGGAGAAGCAGAAGGAAGGCAAGAAACGGATGAAGCAGGTCGGCAACGTCGAGATTCCGCAAGAGGCGTTCATGGCCGTCCTGAAAATCGACGAGGATTGA